One stretch of Rosistilla oblonga DNA includes these proteins:
- the rplI gene encoding 50S ribosomal protein L9 encodes MPRTTEKKLHRAHKRLPKGENGGIRLLLIHNVEHLGRQGDIVEVRRGYAMNYLMPQGLATIATDHHKRMVEKHREKLHQLELEKLSELRQYADQIATQSITIEANANDEGHLYGSVGQHEIVEALKEVGFTLADDQIRLQGPLKELGLYTVKVHLHSEVEVDLKVWVVPTVTAGE; translated from the coding sequence ATGCCACGAACCACCGAAAAAAAACTGCACCGTGCCCACAAACGTCTCCCTAAGGGCGAAAACGGCGGTATCCGCCTGCTGTTGATCCACAACGTCGAGCACCTGGGCCGTCAAGGCGACATCGTCGAAGTCCGCCGCGGCTACGCGATGAACTACCTGATGCCTCAAGGCTTGGCAACCATCGCCACCGATCACCACAAGCGAATGGTCGAGAAGCACCGCGAGAAGCTGCACCAATTGGAATTGGAGAAGCTGAGCGAGTTGCGCCAATACGCCGATCAGATCGCGACTCAGTCGATCACGATCGAAGCCAACGCCAACGACGAAGGTCACCTGTATGGCAGCGTCGGCCAACACGAGATCGTCGAAGCGTTGAAGGAAGTTGGATTCACCCTCGCCGACGACCAAATCCGCCTGCAAGGCCCACTGAAAGAATTGGGACTTTACACGGTCAAGGTTCACCTGCACTCGGAAGTCGAAGTCGACTTGAAGGTCTGGGTTGTTCCAACCGTTACCGCTGGCGAATAA
- a CDS encoding co-chaperone GroES, which translates to MAKKRPQAFEYVEPIGPRVLVRKDEPKRETKGGIALPDAAEIPTITGRIVTISAMVEQDDEMPLRQYDKILFHPKDAIPVDFESDNQLFVVPVEDVVAVFRRNDPSEDAS; encoded by the coding sequence ATGGCGAAAAAGCGACCGCAGGCCTTTGAATACGTCGAACCGATCGGTCCTCGCGTATTGGTCCGCAAGGACGAACCAAAACGAGAAACCAAAGGCGGAATCGCGCTCCCCGATGCCGCTGAGATCCCGACTATCACCGGACGGATCGTGACGATCAGCGCCATGGTCGAACAAGACGATGAAATGCCGCTGCGGCAATACGATAAAATCCTGTTTCACCCCAAAGACGCGATCCCCGTCGACTTCGAATCGGACAACCAGCTGTTTGTCGTCCCCGTCGAAGATGTCGTCGCCGTCTTCAGACGAAACGATCCTAGCGAAGACGCCAGCTAG
- a CDS encoding biotin/lipoyl-binding protein, protein MTSSRHMYQGTSYWVVKEPVGLQYFRFHDEEYFILQMLDGHVSLQQIKDGFEQEFAPQKITFGDLQQFLGMLHRSGLVISNSPGQGGQLRKRGSEKKKKELLGKLANIFAIRFRGIDPEGILRRMNPVLGWVFTVPALIFFVGFGLITLILVGMNFELFRSKLPSFQEFFAAENWLYMGLLMAVVKICHEFGHGLSCKRFGGECHELGFMLLVFTPCLYCNVSDSWMLPNKWKRVWIGAGGMYVELILASFATWLWWFSEPGLLNFTFLATMFICSVSTVVFNANPLLRFDGYYILMDWLEIPNLRQKATETLKRWFQETCLGLELQENPFLPQRNRFMFGMFTVASVIYRWVVVIGIVMFLNQVLEPYGLRVIGRLFAIIGFGGLIAKPIWESIKFIRTPGRMQKVKRSRLAATVAVAGTVIAAFCFVPLPYHIKCAFEVRPADPRSVYAGTPGQIEQVLVKPGDEVREGDTLAILKNSQLTLKLADLESEERIADVRLASLSRLKRYDSSLSGQTTTQKKMLDSVTELRRKAQEEIDQLQIKAPISGVIIPPPDKPDEDPQDGRLPEWSGSPLDTENIGALMTQESLICMIGDPRHIEAVLIVDQGDIQLIQEGDSVELKPDARRLEVLHGKIDQVSRTEMKYSPASLSSQSGGDLDTQVDPETGNMRPINASYQARVPLPEVSEGMRVGYRGTAKISAAPKSLGWRFYRFLNKTFQFDF, encoded by the coding sequence TTGACGAGCAGTCGTCACATGTATCAGGGGACCAGTTATTGGGTCGTCAAGGAACCTGTGGGGCTGCAGTATTTCCGCTTCCACGACGAGGAATATTTCATCCTGCAGATGCTCGATGGGCACGTCAGTCTGCAGCAGATCAAGGATGGGTTTGAACAGGAATTCGCTCCGCAGAAAATCACATTCGGCGACCTGCAACAATTCCTCGGCATGCTGCACCGCAGCGGGCTGGTGATCTCCAACTCTCCCGGCCAAGGCGGCCAACTGCGAAAACGTGGCAGCGAAAAAAAGAAGAAGGAACTGCTGGGCAAACTGGCCAACATCTTTGCGATTCGATTTCGCGGGATCGATCCCGAGGGAATCCTGCGTCGTATGAACCCCGTGTTGGGATGGGTCTTCACCGTTCCTGCACTTATCTTTTTCGTCGGCTTTGGATTGATCACGCTGATTCTTGTCGGAATGAACTTTGAGTTGTTCCGCTCGAAACTGCCGTCGTTCCAAGAATTTTTCGCCGCCGAAAACTGGCTGTACATGGGCTTGTTGATGGCGGTCGTGAAGATCTGCCACGAATTTGGCCACGGTCTGTCGTGTAAACGGTTTGGTGGAGAGTGCCATGAACTGGGGTTCATGTTACTAGTCTTTACACCCTGCCTGTATTGCAACGTATCGGACTCCTGGATGCTTCCCAATAAATGGAAGCGAGTCTGGATCGGTGCCGGTGGAATGTATGTCGAATTAATCCTGGCATCGTTTGCGACCTGGTTATGGTGGTTCAGCGAACCGGGCCTGCTGAACTTCACCTTCCTGGCAACGATGTTTATCTGCTCGGTCAGCACGGTTGTCTTTAACGCCAACCCGCTGCTGCGATTCGACGGCTATTACATCCTGATGGATTGGCTGGAGATTCCCAACCTGCGTCAGAAGGCTACCGAAACCTTAAAGCGTTGGTTTCAGGAAACCTGCCTCGGTTTGGAACTGCAGGAGAATCCGTTCCTGCCGCAGCGGAACCGGTTCATGTTTGGAATGTTCACCGTCGCGTCGGTGATCTACCGCTGGGTCGTGGTGATCGGCATCGTGATGTTCTTAAACCAAGTTCTCGAACCGTACGGTTTGCGGGTCATCGGTCGCTTGTTTGCGATCATCGGCTTCGGCGGCTTGATCGCCAAACCGATCTGGGAATCGATCAAATTCATTCGCACTCCGGGGAGAATGCAAAAAGTGAAACGCTCTCGATTGGCCGCTACCGTTGCGGTCGCTGGCACCGTGATCGCGGCATTCTGTTTCGTGCCGTTGCCCTACCACATCAAGTGTGCGTTTGAAGTTCGCCCCGCCGATCCGCGTTCGGTCTACGCCGGCACGCCCGGTCAGATCGAGCAGGTGTTGGTCAAACCAGGCGACGAGGTTCGCGAAGGCGATACGCTGGCGATCCTGAAGAATTCGCAACTGACCCTGAAACTGGCGGACCTGGAAAGCGAAGAGCGAATCGCAGATGTTCGACTAGCCAGCTTGTCTCGTCTGAAACGCTACGATTCGTCGCTCAGCGGACAGACGACGACGCAAAAGAAGATGCTCGATTCGGTCACCGAACTGCGCCGCAAAGCTCAAGAAGAGATCGATCAACTGCAGATCAAAGCGCCGATCTCGGGCGTGATCATTCCACCGCCGGATAAACCCGACGAAGACCCGCAGGATGGACGCTTGCCCGAGTGGTCGGGATCGCCGCTAGATACCGAAAACATTGGCGCGCTGATGACTCAGGAGAGTCTGATCTGCATGATCGGCGATCCGCGTCATATCGAAGCGGTCCTGATCGTCGATCAGGGCGACATCCAGTTGATCCAAGAGGGCGACTCGGTGGAACTGAAGCCCGATGCGAGGCGATTAGAAGTCTTGCACGGGAAGATCGACCAAGTCTCGCGAACCGAAATGAAATATTCGCCTGCCAGCTTGTCCAGTCAGAGCGGTGGCGATCTCGATACTCAGGTCGATCCCGAGACGGGAAACATGCGACCGATCAACGCGTCGTACCAAGCCCGAGTGCCGTTGCCCGAAGTCTCCGAAGGGATGCGAGTTGGATACCGCGGTACCGCGAAGATCAGCGCGGCTCCCAAATCGCTCGGCTGGCGGTTCTACAGGTTCTTGAACAAAACATTCCAGTTTGATTTTTAG
- the rpsF gene encoding 30S ribosomal protein S6: MVTHISTYETLFILDSNHYARDPNGVGKSVAAMIEEVGGKVLVSRLWAEQKLAYPIDGHFKGTYWLAYFEMEGTKLTELNRACQLSESIVRHMSLKLDKRLVEPMVAHARGESISTEGTGEESTEVEAAEVAAT; the protein is encoded by the coding sequence GTGGTCACCCACATCAGCACTTACGAAACATTGTTCATTCTTGACAGCAATCATTATGCTCGCGATCCAAACGGCGTCGGAAAATCCGTCGCTGCGATGATCGAAGAGGTGGGTGGCAAGGTTTTGGTCAGCCGATTGTGGGCTGAACAAAAGCTGGCTTATCCAATCGATGGTCACTTCAAGGGAACCTACTGGCTGGCCTACTTCGAAATGGAAGGGACCAAGCTGACCGAATTGAATCGCGCATGCCAATTGAGCGAATCGATCGTCCGTCACATGTCGCTTAAGCTCGACAAGCGATTGGTCGAACCGATGGTCGCTCACGCACGTGGCGAATCGATCTCCACTGAAGGCACCGGCGAAGAATCGACTGAAGTTGAGGCTGCCGAAGTCGCAGCTACCTAA
- the ssb gene encoding single-stranded DNA-binding protein: MASYNRVILLGNMTRDVELRYTQGGTAVTDIGLAVNDRRKSQTGEWVDETTFVDVTLWGRTAEVASEYLSKGSPVLVEGRLKLDTWETEGQKRSKLRVVCDRMQMLGSGGGSHREVGGDDNSLQEPSHHSAPPSNPAASPSGSRGDDFSDPNIPF; the protein is encoded by the coding sequence ATGGCAAGCTACAATCGTGTGATACTGCTAGGCAATATGACGCGCGACGTCGAACTGCGTTACACCCAAGGTGGCACCGCGGTGACCGATATCGGCCTTGCCGTTAATGACCGACGCAAGTCGCAGACGGGAGAATGGGTCGACGAAACCACCTTCGTCGATGTCACGCTTTGGGGACGCACGGCGGAAGTCGCCAGCGAATACCTCAGCAAAGGCTCTCCCGTGCTGGTCGAAGGTCGATTGAAACTGGATACCTGGGAAACCGAAGGGCAGAAACGGAGCAAGCTCCGCGTTGTCTGCGATCGGATGCAAATGCTTGGCTCTGGCGGCGGTTCCCACCGCGAGGTCGGCGGCGACGACAACTCGCTTCAAGAACCGTCCCATCACTCCGCCCCACCCAGCAACCCGGCGGCGAGCCCAAGCGGATCGCGCGGAGACGATTTCAGCGACCCCAACATCCCGTTCTAG
- a CDS encoding 50S ribosomal protein L25, which translates to MSDVLNVEVRENMGTAATRKLRDTGRIPAVVYGHGGENQHLSVPRKEVELLLRHHSKHVQLAGAANDHVLLKDVQWDPLGIEVLHMDLLRVSLSEKVTITVPVKLHGVAIGLNHHGVMNEILHSVEINVPALKIPEFVELNVNDLDVGQSKTAADIELPEGAELTTDPTAVVVQMNAAAGEKATDEDAEAATEPEVIGAKKEDENE; encoded by the coding sequence ATGTCCGACGTATTGAACGTTGAGGTTCGCGAGAACATGGGGACCGCCGCGACACGCAAATTGCGTGACACGGGCCGTATCCCCGCGGTCGTTTACGGCCACGGAGGTGAAAATCAGCATCTGTCGGTTCCTCGCAAAGAGGTGGAATTGCTGCTGCGTCACCACAGCAAGCACGTTCAGTTGGCCGGAGCGGCTAACGATCACGTATTGTTGAAAGATGTTCAGTGGGATCCGTTGGGAATCGAAGTTCTCCATATGGACCTGTTGCGCGTTTCGCTGTCCGAGAAGGTCACCATCACGGTACCTGTCAAGCTGCACGGCGTGGCGATCGGATTGAACCATCACGGCGTGATGAACGAAATCTTGCACTCGGTCGAGATCAACGTTCCCGCTTTGAAGATTCCCGAATTTGTCGAATTGAACGTAAACGATCTCGATGTCGGCCAATCGAAGACGGCTGCCGATATCGAATTGCCCGAAGGGGCTGAATTGACGACCGATCCGACGGCTGTTGTTGTTCAAATGAACGCAGCAGCTGGCGAAAAGGCGACCGACGAGGATGCAGAAGCTGCAACCGAACCGGAAGTCATCGGTGCGAAGAAAGAAGACGAAAACGAGTAG
- a CDS encoding sigma-70 family RNA polymerase sigma factor, translating to MKPLFSDRTLERETIAIVRMFSELRPEIKQMIERHLDVRIRRRVDASDIVQSTFIDASKRVERYLNEQPMPVRQWLFYLAKMKAFETNHHHLLAKKRDARREHDADALQGVGSDQSTPSQCFARKETNRRLGGALSRLPYRYRLVIELRHFQAFSNKQVSSYLELSEKAASKLYMRAIEKLRVAMACE from the coding sequence ATGAAACCGCTATTTTCGGATCGAACGTTAGAACGCGAGACGATCGCGATCGTACGGATGTTCAGCGAGCTGAGGCCGGAGATCAAACAGATGATCGAAAGGCATCTCGATGTCCGCATCCGCCGCAGGGTCGACGCGTCGGATATCGTGCAAAGCACCTTCATCGATGCCAGTAAACGCGTCGAACGCTACTTGAACGAACAACCGATGCCGGTCCGACAGTGGCTGTTCTATCTAGCCAAGATGAAAGCTTTCGAAACCAACCACCATCATCTGTTGGCCAAGAAGCGCGACGCACGCCGCGAACACGATGCCGACGCGTTGCAGGGCGTTGGCAGCGACCAATCGACGCCCAGCCAGTGTTTTGCCAGAAAAGAAACCAACCGGCGGCTCGGCGGGGCGCTCAGCCGGCTGCCGTATCGCTATCGATTGGTGATCGAACTGCGGCATTTCCAAGCGTTCAGCAACAAACAGGTGAGTTCCTATCTCGAGCTGTCCGAAAAAGCGGCGAGTAAGCTTTACATGCGGGCGATCGAAAAACTGCGTGTTGCCATGGCCTGCGAATAA
- the pth gene encoding aminoacyl-tRNA hydrolase, whose protein sequence is MKLIVGLGNPGIRYAHTRHNIGFMAAAKFAQQIGASETRNRFDGEVAEGQVAGTKAIVLCPSTYMNASGGSVRKAVGFYKIDPADVLVICDDFNLALGRLRVRAKGSSGGQKGLADIIRLLGTEEVPRLRIGISPPPAGWNIPDYVLSKFRSDEEVDVERVTDRAAQAAHDFVRHDVAFCMNAYNGTELDK, encoded by the coding sequence ATGAAGCTGATCGTCGGACTGGGAAACCCCGGTATCCGGTATGCCCACACGCGGCACAACATCGGGTTCATGGCTGCGGCCAAATTCGCCCAACAGATCGGTGCCTCTGAAACGAGGAACCGATTTGATGGTGAGGTCGCTGAAGGTCAGGTCGCCGGCACCAAGGCGATCGTGTTGTGCCCCAGCACCTACATGAACGCCAGCGGCGGCAGCGTCCGCAAGGCGGTTGGCTTTTACAAGATAGATCCCGCCGATGTGTTGGTCATTTGCGACGACTTTAATCTGGCTTTGGGCAGACTGCGAGTCAGAGCAAAAGGTTCCAGCGGTGGCCAGAAAGGGTTGGCTGACATCATCCGCCTGCTAGGGACCGAAGAGGTACCTCGCTTGCGAATCGGCATCAGCCCGCCGCCAGCGGGTTGGAACATCCCCGATTATGTGCTCAGCAAGTTCCGCTCCGACGAAGAGGTCGACGTGGAACGGGTGACGGATCGCGCCGCCCAAGCGGCACACGATTTTGTCAGGCACGACGTTGCCTTTTGCATGAATGCCTACAATGGCACTGAACTCGACAAATAA
- a CDS encoding efflux RND transporter periplasmic adaptor subunit has product MAVNQETVEQTKNQIRGLVNEIAALSKSGAPAEEYYPQLLQRVISALAAVGGAIWLFDDDRQLKLEYQINTSQSLLETDSDDANKHNRLLRRVAGAGQQLLVPPYSGTTDGEAEGNPTRFLLVLSPLRSEHQVEGLIEVFQRPDSPPETQKGYLRFLGQMSDLAGDWLKGQQLRLFSDRQVLWQQADGFARAAHESLDLKETAYVIANEGRRLIGCDRVSVATMRGRKCKVLAISGQDTIENRSNIVSSLNNLATRVVAAGEPLWHDGSTEDLPPQIEEAVEDYVDQSYGRHIAVLPLREPSRGNDDALNKNVGEIERDNAHRGDVIGALIVEQIESSLPDEVFRSRVNLVYEHGTRAIANSMQHNSLFLMPVWRTLGKAAWIIKARTLPKTLAVVALLTAAILGMIFVPLDFALDCPGTLQPTIRQEVFAPIDGEIIEVAAAHGMNVTKGQVLVKLRNRQVEEDYAETMGRIRTAQASLTRIRYELDDVRKSRKGEEQEETRLKGEEAEKRTELNSLLLKQELLDERLSQLIITAPIDGQIVTWDVEKTLRSRPVVTGQVLLTIADLSKPMHLKLKMPEKKMDHLDRAVAAAGGEPLPVTFILATDPDHEMKAVLTARELRAEPDQEEGNVVTLRADPIDLSTLQPRPGAKVTADVYCGRRAAGFVWFHGAYEWFQTILFKWF; this is encoded by the coding sequence ATGGCTGTCAATCAAGAAACGGTTGAACAAACCAAAAATCAGATCCGCGGCTTGGTCAACGAGATCGCGGCGCTGTCCAAGAGCGGAGCTCCGGCGGAGGAGTACTACCCTCAATTGCTTCAGCGGGTGATCTCTGCGCTGGCGGCGGTGGGAGGTGCGATCTGGTTGTTCGATGACGACCGTCAATTGAAGCTGGAATACCAGATCAACACCAGTCAATCGCTGCTGGAGACCGATTCGGACGACGCCAACAAGCACAACCGCTTGCTGCGCCGCGTCGCTGGAGCGGGCCAACAATTGCTGGTTCCACCCTATTCGGGAACCACCGATGGCGAGGCCGAAGGGAATCCGACCCGCTTCCTGTTGGTCCTCTCGCCACTTCGCAGCGAGCATCAGGTCGAAGGGCTGATCGAAGTCTTCCAACGCCCCGATTCGCCTCCCGAAACGCAAAAGGGTTATCTGCGTTTTTTGGGGCAGATGTCCGACCTCGCCGGCGACTGGCTCAAGGGGCAACAACTGCGATTGTTCTCCGATCGTCAAGTCTTGTGGCAGCAAGCCGATGGTTTCGCGCGAGCCGCTCACGAATCGTTGGACCTGAAAGAAACCGCTTACGTGATCGCTAACGAAGGCCGGCGTCTGATCGGTTGCGACCGCGTGAGCGTGGCGACGATGCGCGGCCGCAAATGCAAGGTGCTGGCGATCAGTGGCCAGGACACGATCGAAAACCGCTCCAACATCGTCTCTTCGCTGAACAATCTGGCGACGCGCGTCGTCGCCGCGGGTGAACCGCTGTGGCACGATGGATCCACCGAGGATTTGCCTCCGCAGATCGAAGAAGCCGTCGAAGACTACGTCGATCAATCTTACGGTCGCCACATCGCAGTCCTGCCGCTGCGAGAACCGAGCCGCGGCAACGATGACGCACTTAACAAGAACGTCGGCGAGATCGAACGCGATAACGCGCATCGCGGCGACGTGATCGGAGCGTTGATCGTCGAACAGATCGAAAGCAGTCTGCCCGATGAAGTCTTCCGCAGCCGCGTGAACCTGGTTTACGAACACGGCACGCGAGCCATCGCCAACTCGATGCAACACAACAGTTTGTTCTTGATGCCCGTCTGGCGCACCTTGGGCAAAGCGGCTTGGATCATCAAAGCGCGTACGCTCCCCAAAACACTTGCTGTCGTGGCGCTTCTGACCGCTGCAATCCTGGGGATGATCTTTGTCCCCTTGGACTTCGCGCTCGATTGCCCCGGCACGTTGCAGCCCACGATCCGGCAAGAGGTCTTCGCGCCGATCGATGGCGAGATCATCGAAGTCGCCGCAGCCCACGGTATGAACGTCACCAAGGGCCAGGTGTTGGTGAAGCTGCGAAATCGCCAAGTCGAAGAAGACTATGCCGAGACGATGGGCCGCATTCGCACCGCCCAAGCTTCGCTGACGCGGATCCGATACGAATTGGACGACGTCCGCAAATCGCGAAAGGGCGAAGAGCAGGAAGAAACGCGGCTGAAGGGTGAAGAGGCGGAGAAGCGGACCGAGCTGAACAGCCTGCTGCTGAAGCAAGAATTGCTCGACGAACGCCTCTCACAATTGATCATCACCGCTCCGATCGACGGCCAGATCGTGACCTGGGATGTTGAAAAGACACTCCGTTCGCGTCCGGTTGTCACCGGCCAAGTGCTGTTGACGATTGCCGATCTTTCCAAGCCGATGCATCTGAAATTGAAGATGCCCGAAAAGAAGATGGATCACCTGGATCGCGCCGTCGCGGCGGCTGGCGGCGAACCGTTGCCGGTCACCTTCATCCTCGCGACCGATCCGGATCACGAGATGAAAGCCGTGCTGACCGCACGTGAATTGCGAGCCGAACCCGATCAGGAGGAAGGGAACGTTGTCACGCTGCGAGCCGATCCGATCGATCTCTCGACGCTGCAACCTCGCCCAGGTGCGAAGGTGACTGCGGACGTCTACTGCGGCCGCCGAGCTGCCGGATTCGTCTGGTTCCACGGCGCCTACGAATGGTTCCAAACAATTCTCTTCAAATGGTTTTAG
- a CDS encoding transglutaminase-like domain-containing protein: MKTIYVGCQLKYYVHTPTSFLLNISAAMNDFQRICNERIEVTPDQPLEQCQVGPLGNRLFRLIGQPGPLSIGYQAEVELRSAAVDSNNVGESNYSSLPPEVLIFLNPSRYCESDKLNRFAMNEFGWLLPGYSRVTAICNWTFDHLTYTPGSTGPSTTACDVLLQRAGVCRDYAHVAISLCRAMGIPARYVAGYAVHLQPPDFHGFFEAFLDGRWFLFDATRMAPVGGFVRIGTGRDAADVAFATLVGAAESVEMSVWANDLDSFGGGPGPDDVRSGLSSA, from the coding sequence ATGAAAACGATCTACGTTGGCTGCCAACTCAAATATTACGTCCACACGCCGACCAGCTTTCTGCTGAACATCTCGGCGGCGATGAACGATTTCCAAAGGATCTGCAACGAACGGATCGAAGTCACCCCCGACCAACCGCTGGAACAATGCCAGGTCGGGCCGCTGGGAAATCGCCTGTTTCGCTTGATCGGCCAACCGGGACCGCTGAGCATCGGTTACCAAGCGGAGGTGGAACTGCGATCCGCGGCAGTCGATTCGAACAACGTCGGCGAATCGAATTACAGCAGCCTGCCGCCGGAGGTGCTGATCTTTCTGAACCCCAGCCGCTACTGCGAATCGGACAAACTGAATCGCTTTGCGATGAACGAGTTCGGCTGGCTGTTGCCCGGTTATTCGCGAGTCACCGCGATCTGCAACTGGACCTTCGACCACCTGACCTACACACCGGGAAGTACCGGTCCGTCGACGACAGCCTGCGACGTGCTGTTGCAGCGAGCTGGCGTCTGCCGCGACTACGCGCACGTCGCGATCAGCCTATGCCGCGCGATGGGGATCCCGGCGCGATACGTCGCCGGTTACGCGGTCCATCTGCAGCCGCCCGACTTCCACGGCTTCTTCGAAGCGTTTTTGGACGGGCGATGGTTCCTGTTCGATGCCACGCGGATGGCTCCCGTCGGCGGATTTGTTCGGATCGGCACGGGGCGCGACGCGGCCGACGTCGCCTTTGCTACGCTGGTTGGCGCGGCGGAAAGCGTCGAGATGAGCGTCTGGGCGAACGACTTGGATTCGTTTGGCGGCGGGCCTGGCCCCGACGACGTCCGCTCGGGCCTTAGCTCCGCATAA
- a CDS encoding efflux RND transporter periplasmic adaptor subunit translates to MNILANHKPLAIALLATSIGLLDNLASAQSDNSPIPVRDSLVEAIDDIKISAGADGILFLDNQDVEEGKLVQTGKVIAMIDPEQAKLNLVLKEAEEQQARLQAENDVNIRAAEKSMEYEWAEAKSAEELHKKQAMPYWDMRREVLEAERSKLAIEMAKNEQQVAVATFAAKTAERRLAEHEIKRRQITATFDGIIARRYAKSGEWVQAGTPIVRVVRIDEIKVEGDVKGLDAPERIVMGAPVAIRVHVGGNRYVDFESRLEYVSPILESDNTYRVWAKIVNRVEGGRYLVSPGMQAEMQIMPPSNVSLN, encoded by the coding sequence ATGAATATCCTCGCAAACCACAAACCCTTGGCCATCGCCCTGCTGGCGACATCGATCGGATTGCTGGACAACCTCGCCTCGGCTCAATCGGATAACTCTCCGATCCCAGTCCGCGACAGCTTGGTCGAAGCGATCGACGACATCAAGATCTCCGCCGGTGCCGACGGAATCTTGTTCCTCGACAACCAAGATGTCGAAGAGGGCAAGCTGGTTCAGACGGGAAAGGTGATCGCGATGATCGATCCCGAGCAAGCAAAGCTGAACCTGGTGTTGAAAGAGGCGGAGGAGCAGCAGGCTCGGCTGCAAGCCGAAAACGACGTCAACATTCGGGCCGCCGAGAAATCGATGGAATACGAATGGGCGGAAGCCAAGTCGGCCGAGGAACTGCACAAGAAACAAGCCATGCCCTACTGGGACATGCGTCGCGAAGTCCTCGAAGCCGAGCGATCGAAGCTGGCGATCGAGATGGCGAAAAACGAACAACAAGTCGCCGTGGCGACCTTTGCTGCCAAAACCGCAGAGCGTCGATTGGCCGAACACGAAATCAAACGACGCCAGATCACGGCAACCTTCGATGGCATCATCGCACGACGGTATGCCAAGAGCGGCGAATGGGTGCAAGCTGGCACACCGATCGTCCGCGTCGTGAGAATCGATGAGATCAAGGTCGAAGGAGACGTCAAAGGACTCGACGCCCCCGAACGAATCGTGATGGGAGCTCCCGTAGCGATCCGCGTTCACGTTGGCGGCAACCGCTACGTCGATTTCGAAAGCCGCTTGGAATACGTCAGCCCGATCCTGGAAAGCGACAACACCTATCGCGTTTGGGCGAAGATCGTCAATCGCGTCGAAGGCGGCCGGTATCTGGTCAGCCCGGGGATGCAAGCGGAGATGCAAATCATGCCGCCATCCAACGTCAGCTTGAACTAA
- a CDS encoding DUF3467 domain-containing protein: MTKDAETPEAPAAEAAAAPAAPAAQAQSQPVQVQVTDENAQACYANFCRVTGSPEELIIDFGLNPQPIGVPKDPINVNQRIIVNFFTAKRLLAALQMSVARHEAVFGVLETDINKRVRPAQQKQGENK; encoded by the coding sequence ATGACCAAAGACGCGGAAACACCAGAAGCGCCAGCGGCCGAAGCAGCTGCTGCCCCCGCAGCCCCAGCCGCACAAGCGCAATCACAGCCAGTTCAAGTGCAAGTCACCGACGAAAACGCACAAGCCTGTTATGCGAACTTCTGTCGCGTAACCGGTTCGCCTGAAGAACTGATCATCGATTTCGGTCTGAACCCACAACCGATCGGTGTTCCTAAAGATCCGATCAACGTCAACCAACGCATCATCGTGAACTTCTTCACTGCGAAGCGTCTGTTGGCTGCACTGCAGATGTCGGTCGCACGTCACGAAGCTGTCTTCGGCGTGTTGGAAACCGACATCAACAAGCGCGTTCGCCCCGCGCAACAAAAGCAAGGCGAAAACAAATAG